A single Amphiprion ocellaris isolate individual 3 ecotype Okinawa chromosome 15, ASM2253959v1, whole genome shotgun sequence DNA region contains:
- the hey1 gene encoding hairy/enhancer-of-split related with YRPW motif protein 1, whose product MKRNHDFSSSDSELDETIEVEKESADENGNMSSPLGSLSPTTSTQVQARKRRRGIIEKRRRDRINNSLSELRRLVPSAYEKQGSAKLEKAEILQMTVDHLKMLHAAGGKGYFDAHALAMDYRGLGFRECLAETARYLSIIEGLDSTDPLRIRLVSHLNNYASQREAHSGLSHLAWGSAFGSPPAHLTHPLLLQHQQAAPLAPLPRSTTSSPQTPLSSTSSPSSSSSSSSASSSSSSSSSLVAETRRSGSVTPHSDQGPIRVPSSTTAAPSTVLHPALVPSSASKLSPPLLSSLSAFPFAFSTFPLISPATAISPPAQTSSVGKPYRPWGMEIGAF is encoded by the exons ATGAAAAGGAATCACGATTTTAGCTCCTCGGACAGCGAGCTGGATGAAACTATCGAGGTGGAGAAGGAGAGCGCGGATGAGAATGG GAACATGAGCTCTCCTCTGGGCTCCTTGTCTCCCACCACGTCCACTCAGGTGCAGGCGAGGAAAAGGCGCAGAGGG ATTATTGAGAAACGGCGCCGGGACAGAATCAACAACAGCCTCAGTGAGCTCCGCAGATTGGTTCCCAGCGCCTATGAGAAACAG GGTTCGGCCAAACTGGAGAAAGCAGAGATTTTGCAGATGACTGTTGACCATCTGAAGATGCTTCATGCTGCTGGAGGCAAAG GTTACTTTGACGCCCACGCCCTGGCGATGGACTACCGTGGTTTGGGTTTCAGGGAGTGCCTGGCCGAGACCGCCCGCTACCTGAGCATAATCGAGGGCCTAGACAGCACCGACCCCCTGCGCATCCGTCTGGTCTCCCACCTCAACAACTACGCCAGCCAGCGGGAGGCCCACTCCGGCCTCAGCCACCTGGCCTGGGGCTCTGCTTTCGGATCCCCTCCGGCCCACCTGACTCAccccctcctcctgcagcaccAGCAGGCCGCCCCGCTGGCCCCTCTCCCCCGCAGCACCACCAGCAGCCCGCAGACTCCCCTGTCGTCCACttcatccccctcctcctcctcctcttcctcctccgcttcctcctcctcgtcttcatcgTCCTCCCTGGTGGCAGAGACGAGGCGCAGCGGCAGCGTCACCCCCCACTCGGATCAGGGTCCCATCCGGGTTCCCTCCTCCACCACCGCCGCTCCCAGCACCGTCCTGCACCCTGCCCTGGTCCCGTCGTCAGCGTCCAAGCTctccccccctctcctctcctctctctcggCGTTCCCCTTCGCCTTCAGCACCTTCCCCCTGATCTCCCCCGCCACCGCCATCAGCCCCCCAGCCCAGACCTCCAGTGTGGGGAAACCCTACAGACCCTGGGGGATGGAGATAGGAGCCTTCTGA